One part of the Phragmites australis chromosome 3, lpPhrAust1.1, whole genome shotgun sequence genome encodes these proteins:
- the LOC133913763 gene encoding probable acyl-activating enzyme 16, chloroplastic — translation MLAAPSGQMALGFTRRSPSPLHCRRLLPRRPAALLSPRPPVRSRLFLRCAAAASPPPSADSALQYPVRRKCSPLLESALLPAGSDSTVHEWKAVPDIWRTAAEKYADRVAVIDPYHEPPSEWTYKQLEQEILDFSQGLRTMEVAPNEKLALFADNSSRWLVADQGIMAIGAINVVRGTRSSDEELFQIYTHSESIALVVDSPQFFNRLAESFLSRINPRFIVLLWGDKSCIDSKAVKDIPLYDYKDISELGRESRNALLSSCQQGQHDIFETITPEDVATLIYTSGTSGTPKGVMLTHQNLLHQINNLWDIVPAEPGDRFLSMLPPWHAYERACEYFIFTYGIQQVYTTVKYLKEDLQRYQPHYIISVPLVYETLYSSIHRQISSGSAARKIIALSLIKISLLYMEAKKIYEGTVLSNNPVEPSFIVYMVKWLWARIVAAFLWPLHNLAKILVYKKIHSAIGISKAGISGGGSLPMHVDKFFEAIGIKVQNGYGLTETSPVVAARRPLCNVLGTVGHPVKHTEIKVVDLETGEVLPHGSKGIVKIKGPQVMKGYYKNPSATNEALDLEGWFNTGDIGWIAPHHAVGPSRRCGGMVVLDGRAKDTIVLSTGENVEPAEIEEAASRSNLIHQIVVIGQDQRRLGAIIVPNSDEVLAEAKRKSILDDNGELAKDTVMNLLYDELKTWMAHCAFRIGPIVIVDEPFTIDSGLMTPTMKIRRDKVTAKYHREINALYK, via the exons ATGCTCGCCGCTCCCTCCGGGCAGATGGCGCTCGGCTTCACGCGCCGCTCGCCCTCGCCTCTCCactgccgccgcctcctccctagGCGCCCCGCCGCCCTTCTCTCCCCCCGTCCGCCGGTGCGTAGCCGCCTCTTCCTCCGGTGCGCGGCCGCCGCCTCTCCGCCCCCGTCCGCCGACTCCGCG CTACAATACCCAGTTCGCAGAAAGTGCTCTCCTTTACTTGAGAGTGCTCTATTGCCTGCTGGAAGTGATTCGACTGTGCATGAATGGAAGGCAGTTCCAGATATTTGGAGGACAGCAGCAGAAAAATATGCTGACCGCGTAGCTGTAATAGATCCTTATCATGAACCACCGTCAGAATGGACTTATAAACAG CTTGAACAAGAAATATTGGATTTTTCTCAAGGTCTGAGGACCATGGAAGTTGCTCCAAATGAGAAGCTAGCTCTTTTTGCTGATAACTCAAGTCGCTGGCTAGTTGCAGATCAAG GGATCATGGCTATTGGTGCTATCAACGTTGTTAGGGGAACACGATCTTCTGATGAAGAATTGTTTCAAATATACACTCACTCAGAAAG CATTGCACTTGTTGTGGACAGTCCTCAATTCTTTAACCGGCTTGCAGAATCTTTCCTTTCAAGGATTAATCCAAGATTCATTGTGCTACTTTGGGGTGACAAATCATGCATAGATAGCAAAGCTGTGAAGGATATACCACTTTATGACTACAAGGATATCTCTGAACTTGGACGAGAAAGCCGTAATGCACTGCTTAGTTCGTGCCAGCAAG GGCAGCATGATATCTTTGAAACTATTACTCCTGAAGATGTGGCAACACTAATATATACTAGTGGAACAAGTGGCACACCAAAAGGAGTAATGCTTACCCACCAAAATCTCTTGCATCAG ATAAATAATTTGTGGGACATTGTACCGGCAGAACCTGGTGATAGGTTCCTTAGCATGCTGCCACCATGGCATGCGTATGAGCGTGCCTGTGAGTACTTCATCTTCACTTACGGAATCCAACAAGTTTACACCACTGTGAAGTACTTGAAG GAAGATTTGCAGCGTTACCAACCTCACTATATTATATCAGTACCCCTGGTCTATGAAACTCTGTACAG TTCAATTCACAGGCAGATTTCTTCCGGTTCGGCTGCTCGAAAAATTATTGCTCTTTCACTTATCAAGATAAGTTTGCTATATATGGAGGCAAAGAAGATCTATGAG GGAACAGTTTTATCAAACAATCCTGTTGAACCATCATTCATTGTCTATATGGTCAAGTGGCTATGGGCAAGAATTGTTGCTGCATTTCTGTGGCCTCTGCATAATCTGGCAAAGATACTAGTCTACAAGAAAATTCATTCAGCAATCGGGATTTCAAAG GCTGGCATTAGTGGCGGTGGAAGTCTTCCGATGCATGTTGATAAGTTTTTTGAG GCCATTGGCATTAAAGTACAAAATGGCTATGGTCTAACAGAGACTTCTCCTGTGGTAGCTGCTAGACGACCACTCTGTAAT GTTCTTGGCACAGTTGGCCACCCAGTAAAGCATACTGAAATCAAGGTTGTCGACCTAGAAACTGGTGAGGTGCTCCCACATGGTTCGAAGGGGATTGTGAAAATTAAAGGACCACAAGTAATGAAGGGATATTATAAG AACCCATCTGCTACAAATGAAGCACTGGATCTAGAGGGTTGGTTCAACACTGGAGATATAGGTTGGATTGCACCTCACCATGCCGTAGGGCCAAGTCGGAGGTGTGGAGGGATGGTTGTTCTTGATGGGCGTGCGAAGGATACAATAGTTCTCTCTACAG GTGAAAATGTTGAACCTGCTGAGATCGAGGAAGCAGCCAGCAGAAGCAACTTGATTCATCAGATAGTTGTGATCGGACAA GATCAACGCCGTCTTGGTGCTATAATTGTTCCCAACAGTGATGAAGTTCTGGCAGAAGCAAAAAGAAAGTCCATTCTTGATGATAATGGCGAACTAGCTAAAGATACGGTCATGAACTTGCTATATGATGAGCTGAAAACTTG GATGGCTCATTGCGCTTTCCGTATTGGTCCAATTGTAATTGTTGATGAACCATTTACG ATCGACAGTGGTCTGATGACACCCACCATGAAAATACGAAGGGACAAAGTGACAGCCAAATATCACAGAGAGATCAACGCGTTGTACAAGTGA